The Verrucomicrobiota bacterium nucleotide sequence GCTGTTCGTGACTTCCGCCCAAACGAATCTGTTCGAGGCGGTGATCAACGCCGACGGCAAAGTCGCCTGGGGCAAAAAAATCGTCCTGCGCGGCCCCAAAGGAAACGACCACGTTCACGCGGGCGGTCTGGCGCTTTCGAATGACGAAACCAAAGCGTTCGTTTGCCTCTCGCGCAAGAACAGCCTGGGCGTGATCGATCTGGCCTCCGAGAAAGTCGTGAAGGAAATTCCCGTCGGGATCGCTCCGTTCGATGTCGTGGTCACACGCGACGGCAAGACGGCGTTCGTGTCCAACTGGGGAGGCCGCCATCCCAAGACCGGAGAGAAAACCGCCAAGTCGTCCGGCACGGACACGCTCGTGGACGAACGCGGCGTCGCTTCGAGCGGGACGGTTTCCGTGATTGATCTGGAGAAAGGCGAAGAGCTCGCGCAGATCACCACTGGTCTGCACCCGTCCGATCTGGAATTGAGCGCGGATGCGCGAACGCTGTTTGTCGCGAACACGAATTCCGATTCGGTCAGTGTCATCAATACGGAGACGCGGCAGATCATCGAGACGATCCTCGTTCGGCCCGATCCTGCGCTTCCGTTTGGCAGCGCACCGAACGCCTTGCTCCTGCATGGCTCCGCGCTTTACGTGGCCAACGGCGGGAATAACGCGGTGGCCGTGGCAGGGATAAGTTCGGGAAGGGCAACTCAACTTCAAGGTTTTATCCCCACCGCGTGGTATCCCGGCGCGCTCGCCACCGATGGAAGGCATTTGTTCATCGCCAACGTCAAAGGATTCGGCTCGCGAAACCCGCATGCCACGCGCAAGGGATGGAACAGCCACGACCACCTCGGCACAGTCAGCAAGGTCGAGATTCCATCCCAAACCGCGCTTCAGGAATACACGCGTCAGGTCAAAGCCGACGCGCGCGTGCCGGAAATCCTCCGGGCTAAAGAGAAATCGCTGGTGCGACGCAAGCCTGTGCCCGTGCCCAGGCGCCTGGGCGATCCATCCGTGTTCGAGCACGTCGTCTATATCATCAAAGAGAACCGGACTTACGACCAGGTCTTCGGCGATTTGCCGCAAGGCAACGGCGACACGAGCCTTTGCGTCTTTGGGCGCGAAGTGACGCCGAACCACCACGCGCTCGCCGAGCAATTTGTGCTTCTGGACAATTACTACTGCAACGGCGTGCTCTCAGCCGACGGCCACGCCTGGGCTATGGAAGGCTACGTGACGGATTACCTGGAAAAGTCGTTTGGCGGTTTCACCCGCAGTTATCCATTCTCCGGCGACGACCCGATCAGCTTCGCGTCGTCCGGTTTCATCTGGGACAACGTTCTCTTGCACGGCCGGTCGTTTCGGAATTACGGCGAGATGGCCAAGACCGACACTGTTCCGGGCAATGCGACGTTCAAAGCCGTGTTCGACAATTACCAGGCGAAGGCCGGCAAAGTCACTTTCAAGCACGACATTCAGATCGACACGCTGCGCCGCTACAGTTGTCCGGATTCGCCCGGCTGGAACATGCGCATCCCGGACCAAATCCGCGCCGATGTGTTCCTCAAGGAATTCCGCGAAGCCGAAGCCAAAGGGAGCTGGCCGAACCTCGTCATCATTTTCCTGCCCAGTGATCACACGTCCGGCACGCGTCCGGGGAATCCCACGCCGCGCGCGCAAGTCGCGGACAACGATCTC carries:
- a CDS encoding phosphoesterase → MKTNFCLSTLSPFIILLLAACQTDTIQQVGPLESGGHLTATHQLLRPAGQSVEFGGRPIDLVLSPDRRTLYVKDNRGLVVIDVDSWKVRQELKLPAGGSSTHGIVITRDGTRLFVTSAQTNLFEAVINADGKVAWGKKIVLRGPKGNDHVHAGGLALSNDETKAFVCLSRKNSLGVIDLASEKVVKEIPVGIAPFDVVVTRDGKTAFVSNWGGRHPKTGEKTAKSSGTDTLVDERGVASSGTVSVIDLEKGEELAQITTGLHPSDLELSADARTLFVANTNSDSVSVINTETRQIIETILVRPDPALPFGSAPNALLLHGSALYVANGGNNAVAVAGISSGRATQLQGFIPTAWYPGALATDGRHLFIANVKGFGSRNPHATRKGWNSHDHLGTVSKVEIPSQTALQEYTRQVKADARVPEILRAKEKSLVRRKPVPVPRRLGDPSVFEHVVYIIKENRTYDQVFGDLPQGNGDTSLCVFGREVTPNHHALAEQFVLLDNYYCNGVLSADGHAWAMEGYVTDYLEKSFGGFTRSYPFSGDDPISFASSGFIWDNVLLHGRSFRNYGEMAKTDTVPGNATFKAVFDNYQAKAGKVTFKHDIQIDTLRRYSCPDSPGWNMRIPDQIRADVFLKEFREAEAKGSWPNLVIIFLPSDHTSGTRPGNPTPRAQVADNDLAVGRIVEAISNSQFWPKTCIFVIEDDPQNGFDHVDGHRSLCLVVSPYTKRGAVVSRFYNQTSVLHTMERMLGIPPMNQMDALSPLMTHCFTAKPNFKPYTCLPNNIPLDEMNKPTAQLQGAELYWAEKSLEQSLEEVDQADEDTMNRIIWHSVKGVDAPYPAHLAGAHGKGLKALGLKFGGADDDDDD